In a genomic window of Diabrotica undecimpunctata isolate CICGRU chromosome 2, icDiaUnde3, whole genome shotgun sequence:
- the LOC140433536 gene encoding uncharacterized protein has translation MFNKILISIASLCLVQAAVQPVVQRTPPVVAAVPAENPEYSFAYDVQDTLTGDSKRQTENRNGDVVTGEYSLNDPDGTRRIVQYRADPVNGFVAVVRKEPLVAALTQPAVGVVQQPSVDSVAIEAADLEPIVAAEPQRYVARQRQVIPKNEEFESRREPLDPKRAQTKNSKPAKLELAPEQAQGFPVAPAAPVPVAQFATNIFSAPYVSAPVISLPRYSAPYTYSTVTVF, from the coding sequence attttaatttccattgcCTCCCTTTGCCTCGTTCAGGCTGCTGTCCAACCAGTAGTTCAACGTACGCCACCAGTAGTCGCAGCAGTTCCTGCCGAAAACCCCGAATACTCCTTTGCCTATGATGTCCAAGATACATTAACCGGAGATTCGAAAAGGCAAACCGAGAACCGTAATGGAGATGTCGTTACTGGCGAATACAGTCTAAACGATCCAGACGGTACCAGAAGAATCGTACAATACAGAGCTGATCCCGTGAATGGGTTTGTAGCTGTTGTCAGAAAAGAACCTCTTGTAGCAGCACTAACACAACCAGCTGTAGGTGTAGTTCAACAACCATCTGTAGATAGCGTCGCTATAGAAGCAGCGGACTTGGAACCCATAGTAGCTGCCGAACCACAACGGTATGTTGCCAGACAACGGCAAGTTATACCAAAGAATGAAGAATTCGAAAGCAGAAGGGAACCTTTGGACCCTAAAAGAGCTCAAACTAAAAACTCCAAGCCTGCTAAGTTGGAATTAGCTCCCGAACAAGCACAAGGTTTCCCAGTTGCACCTGCTGCACCAGTTCCAGTCGCTCAATTTGCTACAAACATTTTCAGTGCTCCTTATGTATCTGCTCCAGTTATTTCCCTACCCAGATACTCAGCTCCGTATACTTATAGTACTGTGACTGTATTCTAa